A region of Streptomyces deccanensis DNA encodes the following proteins:
- a CDS encoding DUF7660 family protein, translated as MPTSPDRVDSRETLAAFVRSLHRRQAEDGGSWENADLASFLEALAAWIDDADGWYSNAGGELPGSGDWTFFARALQGATIYE; from the coding sequence ATGCCCACTTCTCCTGATCGTGTCGACAGCCGAGAAACCCTGGCCGCCTTCGTCCGTTCCCTGCACCGCAGGCAAGCCGAGGATGGCGGCTCGTGGGAGAACGCGGATCTCGCGAGTTTCCTGGAGGCCTTGGCAGCGTGGATCGACGACGCGGACGGTTGGTACAGCAACGCCGGCGGCGAGTTGCCCGGCAGCGGTGACTGGACGTTCTTCGCACGAGCCTTGCAAGGGGCGACCATCTACGAATAG
- the cas6e gene encoding type I-E CRISPR-associated protein Cas6/Cse3/CasE has product MSAALARIRLNPRSRAVQRDLHDAAQMHRTLMRLVPDDLGTSPRQAAGLLYRLDETDTTSTLLVQATALDPARLPDDYGHTELKDLTPMFAALTQGRPVRYRITVNPVKTERLPLDRKGQRGQRIPLTGQEADQWWTRRATEAGLELRTLLPTPLTPAHPRTGQTLRGRHHLVRYDGTATITDPQALAQALLTGIGRAKSYGAGLLSLAPAPA; this is encoded by the coding sequence ATGAGCGCGGCACTCGCCCGGATCCGCCTCAACCCCCGCAGCCGCGCCGTCCAGCGCGACCTGCACGACGCCGCCCAGATGCACCGCACCCTGATGCGCCTGGTCCCCGACGACCTCGGCACAAGCCCCCGCCAAGCAGCCGGACTCCTGTACCGCCTGGACGAGACCGACACCACCAGCACCCTCCTCGTCCAGGCCACCGCCCTGGACCCCGCCCGCCTGCCCGACGACTACGGCCACACCGAACTCAAGGACCTCACCCCGATGTTCGCCGCCCTCACCCAAGGACGGCCCGTCCGCTACCGCATCACAGTCAACCCCGTCAAAACCGAACGCCTGCCCCTGGACCGCAAAGGCCAGCGCGGCCAGCGCATCCCCCTCACCGGCCAGGAAGCCGACCAGTGGTGGACCCGCCGCGCCACCGAAGCCGGCCTCGAACTGCGCACCCTCCTGCCCACCCCCCTCACCCCCGCACACCCCCGCACCGGCCAAACCCTGCGCGGCCGGCACCACCTCGTGCGCTACGACGGCACCGCCACCATCACCGACCCCCAAGCCCTCGCCCAGGCCCTGCTCACCGGCATCGGACGAGCCAAGTCCTACGGCGCCGGCCTCCTCAGCCTCGCCCCCGCCCCCGCGTGA
- a CDS encoding TipAS antibiotic-recognition domain-containing protein encodes MVEPKINRPESLFEGFAYLVHDPKTRERQSEQTQAEEQDITDRLIRMAEFMVARTSPDNPTVLEEVDWYYREARRYGIADAATFISLGEMYVDDPHFNALYERVAEGLAAYQRDAMAAYARARLS; translated from the coding sequence ATGGTAGAGCCGAAGATCAACCGGCCGGAGAGCCTGTTCGAGGGGTTCGCCTACCTGGTGCATGATCCAAAAACCCGCGAGCGGCAGTCGGAGCAAACACAGGCCGAGGAACAGGACATCACCGACCGCCTGATTCGGATGGCCGAGTTCATGGTCGCTCGCACATCGCCCGACAACCCGACCGTACTGGAGGAAGTCGACTGGTACTACCGCGAGGCTAGGCGATACGGGATTGCGGACGCTGCCACGTTCATCTCTCTTGGGGAGATGTACGTAGATGACCCACATTTCAATGCCTTGTACGAGAGGGTCGCCGAAGGCCTAGCCGCCTACCAGCGTGACGCGATGGCTGCTTACGCGAGGGCGCGGTTGAGTTGA
- a CDS encoding RICIN domain-containing protein, whose translation MPAGPGDFLFGIFLAGVGCLTRINKYRAEKGLIPVFIDKDLSAAAARHTSDMANHPWVYKTPGRDAHKGSDDSTPGVRIVEAAGAGGWVPENNRTGEILYWGGAYLKSDAPMNWWLQSPGHEALIREPDFTHMGFSASHNGTADEWVYGVTFARSPVRPLHSKFSDKVLDVEGISNVDGAKVQIWDYWGGGNQRWRMEPVGDGYVRLIAQHVDKVMDVEGISTAQGARLHQWKWWGGDNQRFLPEVYGGTHIKLTAKHSGKVLEVESDVLGAPVYQGGWVDGHSRQLWRF comes from the coding sequence ATGCCTGCTGGACCCGGCGACTTCCTCTTCGGCATATTTCTAGCCGGAGTTGGTTGCCTCACGCGGATCAACAAGTACCGGGCCGAGAAGGGCCTTATCCCAGTCTTCATAGATAAGGACCTATCGGCAGCAGCCGCCCGCCACACGTCGGATATGGCAAATCACCCCTGGGTGTACAAGACGCCCGGTAGAGATGCCCACAAGGGTTCGGACGACAGTACCCCCGGAGTACGGATCGTAGAGGCTGCCGGTGCCGGAGGCTGGGTTCCGGAGAACAATCGGACTGGCGAAATCCTCTACTGGGGTGGCGCATATCTAAAGTCCGACGCACCCATGAATTGGTGGCTGCAAAGCCCGGGCCATGAAGCACTGATCCGAGAACCCGACTTCACCCACATGGGATTCTCGGCCAGCCACAACGGGACCGCCGATGAGTGGGTGTACGGGGTGACCTTCGCCCGCTCTCCCGTTCGACCGCTGCACTCCAAGTTCAGCGATAAAGTCCTCGACGTCGAGGGTATATCGAACGTCGACGGCGCCAAGGTCCAAATCTGGGACTACTGGGGAGGCGGAAATCAAAGGTGGAGAATGGAGCCCGTAGGCGACGGCTACGTAAGACTCATTGCGCAGCACGTCGATAAAGTCATGGATGTCGAGGGTATATCAACCGCGCAAGGGGCGCGCCTGCATCAGTGGAAATGGTGGGGGGGCGACAACCAGCGATTCCTCCCCGAGGTATACGGGGGCACCCACATCAAGTTGACGGCCAAGCACAGCGGTAAGGTGCTTGAGGTCGAATCAGATGTCCTGGGCGCCCCGGTGTACCAGGGAGGTTGGGTGGATGGGCACTCCAGACAGCTATGGCGGTTTTGA
- the cas5e gene encoding type I-E CRISPR-associated protein Cas5/CasD translates to MSGLLLRLAAPLQSWGERSAFTPDRDTAPFPTRSALTGMFAAAEGIPRHDTSALDRYRALEFTVRIDRPGTRMIDYHTVGGGQPKEKTAATSGGSNKGAAVVTRRHYLADAVFVIAVTGPHDTTTHIAHALHQPHWSPYLGRRSCVPDEPLLLRTHAADPVNDLLHHVPLSWDTSRPAPRDGTVPVTFLWEHPPQTADATADIVTVQDMPRSFAPDGRGHDRRRIHRTVQQLPAQLAAHPHALHQKLIDYALEEVPA, encoded by the coding sequence ATGAGCGGCTTGCTGCTGCGGCTGGCCGCACCCCTGCAGTCCTGGGGGGAGCGCTCGGCGTTCACTCCGGACCGGGACACCGCCCCCTTCCCCACCCGCTCCGCCCTGACCGGTATGTTCGCCGCAGCCGAAGGCATCCCCCGCCACGACACGAGCGCCCTGGACCGCTACCGGGCACTGGAGTTCACCGTCCGCATCGACCGGCCCGGCACCCGCATGATCGACTACCACACCGTCGGCGGCGGCCAGCCCAAGGAGAAGACCGCCGCCACCAGCGGCGGCAGCAACAAAGGCGCCGCCGTCGTCACCCGCCGCCACTACCTCGCCGACGCCGTCTTCGTCATCGCCGTCACCGGCCCCCACGACACCACCACCCACATCGCCCACGCCCTGCACCAGCCGCACTGGTCCCCCTACCTCGGCCGCCGCTCCTGCGTCCCCGACGAACCGCTCCTGCTGCGCACCCACGCAGCCGACCCCGTCAACGACCTCCTGCACCACGTACCCCTCAGCTGGGACACCAGCCGCCCCGCACCTCGCGACGGCACCGTCCCCGTCACCTTCCTGTGGGAACACCCACCCCAGACAGCGGACGCCACGGCGGACATCGTCACCGTGCAGGACATGCCCCGCAGCTTCGCCCCAGACGGGCGCGGCCACGACCGCCGCCGCATCCACCGCACCGTGCAGCAACTGCCCGCCCAGCTGGCGGCCCACCCCCACGCCCTGCACCAGAAACTGATCGACTACGCGTTGGAAGAGGTCCCCGCATGA
- the cas7e gene encoding type I-E CRISPR-associated protein Cas7/Cse4/CasC: MTALYLDLSALQSVPAANLNRDDLGSPKTVRYGNAPRIRVSSQSWKRVIRHGVERDLGEKAARTRLVPVKVRQGLERAGWPTELAEFAGGQVAASAGKKGIGTEQQGHTSVLLFLPESGLEELVAVCAEHRDALEAGQGKKKPGQILPVERIEEILKRRTASISLLGRMLAELPGANVDGAAQVAHAFTTHAAEPQRDYFTAVDDWLGEADTGSGHLDTSEFSAGVFYRYATVNITDLLTNLGGDGKAARTVLGSFAEHFLLSLPQAKKNSTAPHTVPDLAHFAVRAQRPLSLAAAFETPVKDSDGGFARASRKALAAYAGQLNRLTGDRHRPFHGHAAIEDPPNLPAEQTIDLTPLGAVHDSFYDLIDAALEAALPTTGADA; encoded by the coding sequence ATGACCGCCCTGTACCTGGACCTGAGTGCCCTGCAGTCGGTTCCGGCCGCCAACCTCAACCGTGACGACCTCGGCTCGCCGAAGACCGTCCGGTACGGCAACGCCCCCCGGATCCGGGTCTCCAGCCAGTCGTGGAAGCGGGTGATCCGACACGGAGTCGAGCGGGACCTGGGGGAGAAGGCCGCCCGCACCCGGCTGGTGCCCGTGAAGGTCCGTCAGGGACTTGAGCGGGCGGGGTGGCCGACGGAGCTGGCCGAGTTCGCCGGCGGCCAGGTCGCCGCCAGTGCGGGCAAGAAGGGCATCGGCACCGAGCAGCAGGGGCACACCTCGGTGCTGCTGTTCCTGCCGGAGAGCGGTCTGGAGGAACTCGTCGCGGTCTGCGCCGAGCACCGCGACGCCCTGGAGGCGGGGCAGGGCAAGAAGAAGCCGGGGCAGATCCTGCCGGTCGAGCGTATCGAGGAGATCCTCAAGCGGCGAACGGCATCTATCAGCCTGCTCGGGCGGATGCTCGCCGAACTGCCCGGCGCCAACGTCGACGGCGCCGCCCAGGTCGCCCACGCCTTCACCACCCACGCCGCCGAGCCGCAGCGCGACTACTTCACCGCCGTCGACGACTGGCTCGGCGAAGCCGACACCGGCAGCGGCCACCTGGACACCAGCGAGTTCAGCGCCGGCGTCTTCTACCGCTACGCCACCGTCAACATCACCGACCTGCTCACCAACCTGGGCGGCGACGGCAAGGCGGCCCGCACCGTGCTGGGCTCCTTCGCCGAGCACTTCCTGCTCTCACTGCCGCAGGCGAAGAAGAACAGCACCGCCCCCCACACCGTCCCCGACCTCGCCCATTTCGCCGTGCGTGCCCAGCGCCCCCTCTCCCTGGCAGCCGCGTTCGAGACCCCGGTCAAGGACAGTGACGGCGGCTTCGCCCGCGCCTCCCGCAAGGCCCTGGCCGCCTACGCTGGCCAGCTCAACCGGCTCACCGGCGACCGTCACCGCCCCTTCCACGGCCACGCCGCCATCGAGGACCCCCCGAACCTTCCCGCCGAGCAGACCATCGACCTCACCCCGCTTGGCGCCGTCCACGACTCCTTCTACGATCTGATCGACGCCGCGCTGGAGGCGGCGCTGCCCACCACCGGGGCCGACGCATGA
- the cas2e gene encoding type I-E CRISPR-associated endoribonuclease Cas2e, with protein MPSMLVIATTAVPDHLRGALSRWTTEVVPGIFVGTVSARVRDQLWDAVTEVVADGAAVLVHPAPTEQGYAIRTAGTRRRVPIDFDGLTLMRMTAAPQQPHLAKNKQSTS; from the coding sequence ATGCCCTCCATGCTCGTCATCGCCACCACCGCCGTCCCCGACCACCTCCGCGGCGCCCTCAGCCGCTGGACCACCGAAGTCGTCCCCGGCATCTTCGTCGGCACCGTCTCAGCCCGCGTACGCGACCAACTCTGGGACGCCGTCACCGAAGTCGTCGCCGACGGCGCCGCCGTCCTAGTCCACCCCGCCCCGACCGAACAGGGCTACGCCATCCGTACCGCTGGAACTCGCCGCCGCGTTCCCATTGACTTCGACGGACTCACCCTCATGCGCATGACCGCTGCCCCACAACAACCCCACCTGGCAAAGAACAAGCAAAGCACGAGCTAA
- the cas1e gene encoding type I-E CRISPR-associated endonuclease Cas1e, whose translation MLPRIADSLSFLYLDMVRVVQDDTGVCARIQLDDNRTDTVHIPTAALTCLLLGPGVSITTRALTTLARHGTSVICTGAGGVRAYAGILPDSLTTRWLEHQVAAWADPHQRLAVATRMYEMRFGEDTVPHATTLAQLRGMEGQRMKALYKLLAQQHGIGRFRRNYHPDQWHQQDPVNLALSASNTCLYGIIHAAVLALGCSPALGFVHTGTQHAFVYDIADLYKADTTLPVAFSLHQATDPEQQARRKFREELRLIRLLPRVIHDIQRLLTPATATATDDDSDDPTRYDVRIVHLWDPKTGTLPAGVNYAPDGT comes from the coding sequence ATGCTCCCGCGCATCGCGGACTCCCTGTCCTTCCTCTACCTCGACATGGTCCGCGTCGTCCAGGACGACACCGGCGTCTGCGCCCGGATCCAACTCGACGACAACCGCACCGACACCGTCCACATCCCCACCGCCGCACTCACCTGCCTGCTCCTGGGCCCCGGCGTCTCCATCACCACCCGCGCCCTGACCACCCTCGCCCGCCACGGCACCAGCGTCATCTGCACCGGGGCTGGCGGCGTCCGCGCCTACGCCGGCATCCTCCCGGACTCCCTCACCACCCGCTGGCTCGAACACCAGGTCGCCGCCTGGGCCGACCCCCACCAACGCCTCGCCGTCGCCACCCGCATGTACGAGATGCGCTTCGGCGAAGACACCGTCCCCCACGCAACCACCCTCGCCCAACTACGAGGCATGGAAGGCCAGCGCATGAAGGCCCTCTACAAACTCCTCGCCCAGCAACACGGCATCGGCCGCTTCCGCCGCAATTACCACCCTGACCAGTGGCACCAGCAAGACCCCGTCAACCTTGCCCTGTCCGCCTCCAACACCTGCCTCTACGGCATCATCCACGCAGCCGTTCTCGCCCTCGGCTGCTCACCGGCCCTCGGCTTCGTCCACACCGGCACCCAGCACGCCTTCGTCTACGACATCGCCGACCTCTACAAAGCCGACACCACCCTCCCCGTCGCCTTCTCCCTCCACCAGGCCACCGACCCCGAACAGCAAGCCCGCCGCAAATTCCGCGAAGAACTCCGCCTCATCCGCCTCCTGCCCCGCGTCATCCACGACATCCAGCGCCTCCTCACCCCTGCCACCGCCACCGCCACCGACGACGACTCAGACGACCCGACCCGCTACGACGTGCGCATCGTCCACCTCTGGGACCCCAAGACCGGAACCCTCCCCGCCGGCGTCAACTACGCACCGGACGGCACCTGA